The following are from one region of the Francisella opportunistica genome:
- a CDS encoding efflux RND transporter periplasmic adaptor subunit has product MDFKKAFLDIRQKINSSKRNYFIFVAATIILAWLVLGKLGISLAIVYFIFQINYVKNKLSKLKNKRIASIAVVVATLILFGGIFGFAEFIQSMIKKGMAAYVPQPVAVTSSVVEKTDWKQIINTIGEAQAVQSTGISSQSGGIVSEIHFKSGQEVKKGDLLFKLDTSQLKANLEEALSKLKLAKITKDRYNKLVEQRATSKESADKANADYLSALAQVENIESQIGFKEVRAPFDGKIGIRNISLGQYFNNGDNAATLTTIDPIFITFPVPQNKVSMINVGQEINFYSDSYPGETFTGKITAINSFINDSNRSITVQATYANSHHKIVPGMFLTVHVSLPVRKDSIVIPRNAISYSLYGQSVFTLEPEIKDGQPVKASYTSTADGGMKTINTDKTLYKVGQVNIEVLETRNNLALVKGLEPDTTIVTSGQNKVHKGMNAILNNSVEIDNNIYKQGI; this is encoded by the coding sequence GTGGATTTTAAGAAAGCTTTTTTAGACATTAGACAAAAAATCAACTCAAGCAAAAGAAACTATTTTATTTTTGTCGCAGCAACTATAATACTAGCCTGGCTTGTGCTTGGAAAGCTTGGAATATCTTTAGCAATTGTGTATTTCATCTTCCAAATCAACTATGTTAAAAACAAACTCTCTAAACTCAAAAATAAGAGAATTGCATCAATTGCCGTTGTAGTTGCAACACTAATACTTTTTGGTGGTATTTTTGGTTTTGCTGAATTTATTCAAAGCATGATTAAAAAAGGCATGGCAGCATATGTACCTCAACCTGTTGCAGTAACATCATCAGTAGTTGAGAAAACTGACTGGAAACAGATTATTAACACTATCGGTGAAGCTCAAGCAGTTCAATCTACAGGAATATCTTCTCAGTCTGGTGGTATTGTTAGCGAAATTCATTTTAAGAGTGGTCAAGAAGTTAAAAAAGGCGATCTACTCTTTAAACTAGATACCAGCCAGCTTAAAGCTAACCTTGAAGAAGCTTTATCAAAACTCAAATTAGCAAAAATAACTAAAGATCGTTACAACAAGCTCGTTGAGCAAAGAGCAACTTCCAAAGAGTCAGCAGATAAAGCTAATGCTGATTATTTATCTGCACTAGCCCAAGTAGAGAATATAGAGTCACAAATAGGCTTTAAAGAAGTTAGAGCGCCTTTTGATGGTAAGATCGGTATTAGAAATATTAGTTTAGGACAATATTTCAACAATGGTGATAACGCTGCAACACTTACTACAATTGACCCTATTTTTATTACATTCCCAGTACCTCAAAATAAAGTAAGTATGATAAATGTTGGCCAGGAGATAAATTTCTACTCTGACTCTTACCCTGGTGAAACTTTTACTGGAAAAATAACTGCAATTAACTCTTTTATTAATGACTCTAACAGATCAATTACTGTCCAAGCAACTTATGCAAACTCTCATCATAAGATTGTCCCTGGAATGTTTTTAACTGTTCATGTTAGCTTACCGGTGAGAAAGGACTCTATCGTGATACCTCGCAATGCTATTTCATATAGTCTCTACGGTCAATCAGTATTTACCTTAGAACCTGAAATAAAAGATGGTCAGCCAGTAAAAGCGTCTTATACATCTACCGCTGATGGTGGTATGAAAACTATCAATACTGATAAAACACTATATAAAGTAGGACAAGTAAATATTGAAGTACTTGAGACAAGAAATAATTTAGCTTTAGTTAAAGGTCTAGAGCCAGACACAACTATTGTCACATCCGGTCAAAATAAAGTGCATAAAGGAATGAATGCTATTTTAAATAATAGTGTAGAAATTGACAACAACATATATAAGCAAGGAATTTAG
- a CDS encoding efflux RND transporter permease subunit, which yields MRLIDLFIRRPVLSLSISFMIIVVGVGSFFKLQVRQYPYMDSATITVTTSYPGANPATIQAFVTRPLEAAVGSSKGIDYMTSESALGTSTITVYVKLGYNTNDVLSEVVQNVNSVLNQLPQDAYSPAIKLNPADNFPSLILAFTSKTMNTSEISAYINSELTPKLLAQGGLSEINVWGNMPYAMRIYPNKTRMAEYGITPTELATAIGSNSLVSAGGQIQGPYLNYTLNPETSMSTAQEYRNLIIKKSDNQIVRLKDVAKVELGAQNYNSSVYFDGKNAVLAGAVVSPEDNPLEVVDRLVKSLPDIKASLPNGLDVNVAYNSTLYIESSIDEVLHTLLEAVIIVSVVMFLFLGSLRAIIVPIIAIPLSIIGSFFLMSIMGFSINLLTLLAMILAIGLVVDDAIVVLENIYRHIEEGMEPFAAAIKGAREIANPVILMTLTLIVVYAPIGMMGGFTGQLFTEFAYSLAGAVLISGVVAYTLSPMMCSKVLNREMMSNKLVKVIDNVFSKLAAKYKSLLKFVLDIKPAIAIVGVIVLASCFIMGKGIKSELAPNEDMGFLGIMGQAPSSANINYLETFGKKLASTLDDVPGRQNTFILNGVMGSNIIFGGFIMKPWDERKVSQQQAANIAQAKVTELPGIQTYTYQTPALPGIPRGAPLSLVVQSVNDYEAIDEITNKIIDKMMKSGLFVFAQSDLKFDNPVVDINIDRDKAGILGITMSDIAKTLGYSYAGGYINYFFLKGYSFQVIPQLARNEMLTQEQLSNIYIRSDEIGNLFDSEVPLSALITFKTEGQPLTLNTFQQLNASTISAVMAPGVTQGQAIEYVQSVVRSMLPEGFSYNFSGSARQYIENGNTMMVAFAFAIVLIFLALSAQFESFRDSLVILVTIPMAISGALIPLYVGQYLGADWASLNIYTQLGLVTLIGLISKQGIMVVEFANHLQKHEGMNKYDAIVTSSSQRLRPILMTVSAMVVGVIPLVTSSGAGAISRNCIGVVISSGLVIGAIFSLFVLPVVYMYIASDKSKSVKTDAEQQKIIDQIK from the coding sequence ATGCGTCTGATTGATCTTTTTATCAGAAGGCCAGTATTATCCCTTTCAATAAGCTTTATGATTATTGTTGTTGGGGTTGGTTCATTTTTTAAACTTCAGGTTAGACAGTATCCTTACATGGATAGTGCAACAATTACAGTTACAACATCATATCCTGGAGCAAACCCCGCAACTATTCAAGCGTTTGTCACTAGACCTTTAGAAGCTGCAGTTGGTTCATCAAAAGGTATTGACTATATGACTTCTGAGTCTGCGCTAGGGACTAGTACAATCACTGTATATGTAAAACTTGGATACAATACAAATGATGTACTTTCAGAAGTGGTACAAAATGTTAACTCTGTACTCAATCAGCTACCACAAGATGCATACTCTCCCGCTATCAAACTAAATCCTGCAGATAATTTCCCTTCTTTGATTTTAGCTTTCACTAGCAAAACCATGAATACCTCAGAAATTTCTGCATATATCAACTCCGAACTTACTCCAAAACTACTTGCTCAAGGTGGTTTATCAGAAATTAATGTATGGGGTAATATGCCATATGCAATGCGTATTTATCCAAATAAGACTCGTATGGCTGAATATGGTATAACACCCACTGAACTAGCTACAGCTATAGGCTCAAATAGTTTAGTCTCAGCAGGTGGACAAATCCAAGGACCATACCTGAACTATACGCTAAATCCTGAGACCAGCATGTCTACTGCTCAAGAATATAGAAATCTGATTATTAAGAAAAGTGATAATCAAATAGTCCGCCTTAAAGATGTTGCTAAAGTAGAACTAGGTGCGCAAAACTATAACTCTTCGGTATACTTTGATGGTAAAAATGCAGTACTTGCTGGTGCTGTTGTTTCACCTGAAGATAATCCTCTAGAAGTTGTCGATCGGTTGGTTAAAAGTCTCCCAGATATTAAAGCCTCTCTACCTAATGGCTTAGATGTTAATGTTGCTTACAATAGTACTTTATATATTGAAAGTTCGATTGATGAAGTTTTACATACACTTCTTGAGGCTGTAATTATCGTATCAGTAGTAATGTTCCTATTTTTAGGATCATTAAGAGCTATTATTGTACCAATAATTGCTATTCCCTTATCAATTATAGGCTCCTTTTTCCTTATGAGTATTATGGGATTCTCAATTAATCTACTTACATTATTAGCGATGATTCTAGCTATAGGATTAGTGGTTGATGATGCAATTGTTGTTCTAGAGAATATTTACCGTCATATTGAAGAAGGCATGGAGCCTTTTGCTGCTGCAATTAAAGGTGCGCGAGAAATTGCCAATCCAGTTATACTAATGACATTAACATTAATAGTCGTATATGCTCCTATTGGTATGATGGGTGGTTTTACTGGGCAACTTTTCACAGAGTTTGCTTACTCACTTGCTGGTGCTGTGCTTATCTCTGGTGTGGTTGCTTATACACTCTCACCAATGATGTGCTCAAAAGTTCTTAACCGGGAAATGATGAGTAATAAGTTAGTTAAAGTTATTGATAATGTTTTTAGTAAACTCGCAGCAAAGTATAAGTCTTTACTGAAGTTTGTTTTAGATATCAAACCAGCTATAGCAATCGTTGGAGTTATAGTTTTAGCTAGTTGCTTTATAATGGGTAAAGGTATCAAATCTGAATTAGCTCCAAATGAAGATATGGGCTTTTTAGGAATTATGGGACAAGCACCTTCATCAGCAAACATCAACTATTTAGAAACTTTTGGTAAAAAATTAGCAAGCACACTTGATGATGTTCCAGGCAGACAAAATACCTTCATTCTTAATGGTGTAATGGGTTCTAATATAATTTTTGGCGGCTTTATTATGAAGCCTTGGGATGAGCGAAAAGTATCACAACAGCAAGCTGCAAATATTGCTCAAGCAAAAGTTACCGAATTACCTGGTATTCAAACATATACATACCAAACACCTGCTTTACCAGGTATCCCACGTGGGGCTCCACTTTCATTAGTTGTACAAAGTGTTAATGACTATGAAGCTATTGATGAAATTACCAATAAAATCATTGATAAAATGATGAAAAGTGGCTTGTTTGTATTTGCTCAAAGCGACCTTAAGTTCGATAATCCAGTTGTTGATATTAATATCGATCGTGATAAAGCCGGAATTTTAGGCATTACAATGTCTGATATTGCTAAAACTCTAGGTTACTCATATGCTGGAGGTTATATTAACTACTTCTTCTTAAAAGGTTATAGTTTCCAAGTTATTCCGCAATTAGCTAGGAATGAAATGCTTACTCAAGAACAACTTAGTAATATCTATATTCGTTCCGATGAGATCGGTAATTTATTTGACTCTGAGGTGCCATTATCAGCTTTAATAACTTTCAAAACAGAAGGACAGCCTCTTACTCTAAATACTTTCCAACAGTTAAACGCATCAACAATTTCAGCTGTTATGGCTCCCGGCGTAACTCAAGGACAAGCTATTGAATATGTTCAAAGTGTCGTTAGAAGCATGTTACCAGAAGGTTTCTCGTATAACTTCTCAGGTTCAGCGCGTCAATATATCGAAAATGGTAATACGATGATGGTCGCATTTGCATTTGCGATTGTACTTATATTCTTGGCATTATCAGCACAATTTGAAAGCTTTAGAGACTCATTGGTAATCCTAGTTACTATTCCAATGGCAATTTCTGGAGCGTTAATTCCACTCTATGTTGGACAATATTTAGGAGCTGATTGGGCGTCTTTAAATATATATACTCAGCTAGGTCTGGTTACTTTAATAGGCTTAATATCAAAGCAAGGTATCATGGTCGTTGAGTTTGCCAACCACCTACAAAAACATGAAGGAATGAACAAATATGATGCAATTGTTACATCATCTTCTCAACGTCTAAGACCAATATTAATGACTGTATCAGCAATGGTAGTTGGTGTAATACCTCTTGTAACCTCATCTGGAGCTGGTGCTATCAGTAGAAACTGTATTGGTGTAGTTATTTCAAGTGGTCTAGTTATTGGTGCGATATTCTCATTATTCGTACTACCTGTAGTATATATGTATATAGCTAGTGATAAATCTAAATCAGTCAAAACTGACGCTGAACAGCAAAAAATAATTGATCAAATAAAATAA
- a CDS encoding MFS transporter codes for MNKSHLPNTKTLVTLAWIICLIATLNYSYDFFIRAAPSVMGNDLISDFGISHTELGMLSSAYFVSYTIMQIPAGVILDKYNRTLVISFATAFCVLGNYLFSATNYYEIAFTGRILMGAGSAFGFIGAAKMAGMWLPEKFFSTFIGFATVVGILGGLVTDMMLSSLVSELGWRDGNAVFTYIGIGILLLIIIFIRDNPKHVVKFTHLSEANFKETIVKVVKIFCKLKFWAASIIGAVLFIPINVLGSLWGVGLIQAKFGLSQELASHFNGVLFIGAAVGFTIAAIIASLTNRYRLMLVLSIVSLAVILAIILYVPMNLSMFTVLYFLLGAAAGPQAVTFGIAKIISPKGTTGSATAGVNMINNFVPIILLPLVGYILTHFGTFIANSKTIYTITSYQNALDMVIIFLLVCLPIAMLIPKQIQADLDH; via the coding sequence ATGAATAAATCACATTTACCAAATACAAAAACCTTGGTCACTTTGGCTTGGATAATATGCCTAATTGCAACGCTTAATTACAGTTATGACTTTTTTATTCGTGCTGCTCCAAGCGTTATGGGTAATGATTTAATTAGTGATTTCGGGATTAGCCATACAGAATTAGGTATGCTATCATCAGCATACTTTGTATCTTATACAATCATGCAAATACCAGCAGGAGTTATACTCGACAAATATAATCGTACATTAGTGATTAGTTTTGCTACTGCTTTTTGTGTGTTAGGGAACTACTTATTTTCAGCTACTAACTACTATGAAATAGCATTCACAGGTAGAATACTGATGGGAGCAGGTTCTGCATTTGGCTTTATAGGAGCTGCAAAAATGGCTGGAATGTGGCTTCCGGAGAAGTTTTTTTCCACGTTTATAGGCTTTGCAACAGTTGTTGGTATACTAGGAGGTTTAGTCACGGATATGATGCTTTCTAGCTTAGTTTCTGAGCTTGGCTGGAGAGATGGTAACGCTGTATTTACATATATTGGTATTGGTATATTATTGCTTATCATTATATTTATTCGTGATAATCCTAAACATGTTGTGAAATTTACGCATTTAAGTGAAGCTAATTTTAAAGAAACTATAGTTAAAGTAGTAAAAATCTTCTGTAAACTAAAATTCTGGGCAGCAAGTATTATTGGTGCAGTACTGTTTATTCCAATTAATGTTTTAGGCTCTTTATGGGGTGTAGGGCTAATTCAAGCTAAATTTGGTCTAAGCCAAGAACTTGCATCACATTTTAATGGCGTGCTATTTATAGGAGCTGCTGTAGGCTTTACAATTGCTGCAATTATTGCTTCACTGACAAATAGATATCGCCTCATGCTAGTTTTAAGTATAGTCTCGCTTGCTGTCATTTTAGCTATTATACTTTATGTACCAATGAATTTATCGATGTTTACAGTATTGTATTTCTTACTTGGAGCTGCAGCTGGTCCTCAAGCTGTAACATTTGGAATAGCTAAAATAATCTCTCCCAAAGGAACTACTGGCTCGGCAACAGCAGGTGTAAATATGATAAACAACTTTGTACCAATTATTTTACTACCACTTGTTGGATACATCCTTACTCACTTTGGCACATTTATAGCAAACTCAAAGACTATATATACCATCACAAGTTATCAAAATGCTCTGGATATGGTAATAATATTCTTGTTAGTGTGTCTACCAATTGCTATGCTTATACCTAAACAAATACAAGCTGACCTTGATCACTAA
- a CDS encoding ATP-grasp domain-containing protein: MTKKTTNAISERIWGKKAIHIPNTTDIYGADLVSSFVNKYVTRTLCLLAKDHKIILPKKTQPEVEKIISYFNDIGLSYITMDNFIFLDKLMEHYRLSTIVMNYADQIQEFSDSEYTHLVPFTAATAIELLGIKYNKNYGLPEALSQFLNDKSFLRQMLHDKGILVPSVNIVSTVSDDDYVKKALEIYREYENKGIYECAVIMPRACSGYGIHRFESEKELRDILKLMRRVEVFMIDPWLDNLGSPAFQVSIADIKEDDICLGLSDQMLDGQTHLGNKYKSKFSQEPTVIELCAQMTEILRDMGVRGIVGVDLLIREINGQIVPYVLEVNARQTGAIYAGFLAYELRNGEHKPWVGHNNVLVPKGSTIDDYHQYLKANGVDYNYGDSEGVIITCIGNLDLNNKVMILVIADTDERLDEILNIATSFK; this comes from the coding sequence ATGACAAAAAAGACAACAAACGCTATTTCTGAGAGAATTTGGGGCAAAAAAGCTATCCATATACCAAATACTACCGATATATATGGTGCTGACCTTGTAAGCTCATTTGTAAATAAATATGTTACGCGTACATTATGTCTTTTAGCGAAAGATCATAAGATAATATTGCCTAAAAAAACACAGCCTGAAGTTGAAAAAATTATTAGCTATTTTAATGATATTGGCCTTAGTTATATAACTATGGATAATTTCATCTTTTTGGATAAGTTAATGGAGCACTATAGATTATCAACTATAGTAATGAATTACGCAGATCAGATACAAGAGTTTAGTGATTCTGAATATACGCATTTAGTCCCATTTACTGCAGCAACAGCTATTGAACTACTTGGTATAAAATACAATAAAAATTATGGCTTGCCTGAAGCATTATCACAGTTTTTAAATGATAAGTCTTTTCTTAGACAGATGCTTCATGATAAGGGGATACTAGTTCCTAGTGTTAATATAGTATCTACAGTCAGTGATGATGATTACGTTAAAAAAGCTCTAGAAATATATCGTGAGTATGAAAATAAAGGAATCTATGAGTGTGCAGTAATTATGCCACGAGCATGTTCTGGGTACGGTATTCATAGGTTTGAGAGTGAAAAAGAGCTAAGGGATATTTTAAAGCTTATGCGCAGAGTCGAAGTATTTATGATAGATCCCTGGCTTGATAACCTTGGTTCACCAGCCTTTCAAGTAAGTATTGCCGATATAAAAGAAGATGATATTTGTTTGGGTTTAAGTGATCAGATGCTTGATGGTCAAACTCATCTAGGTAATAAATACAAGTCCAAGTTTAGTCAAGAACCTACTGTGATTGAGTTGTGTGCACAGATGACAGAAATATTGCGTGATATGGGCGTCAGAGGTATAGTGGGAGTTGATCTTCTTATACGAGAAATTAATGGTCAAATAGTTCCTTATGTACTTGAGGTAAATGCAAGACAAACAGGGGCAATATATGCAGGGTTCTTAGCTTATGAGTTGCGTAACGGTGAGCATAAGCCTTGGGTAGGACATAATAATGTCTTAGTACCTAAAGGCTCAACTATTGATGATTATCATCAATATCTTAAAGCTAATGGTGTTGATTATAACTATGGTGACAGTGAAGGGGTCATTATTACTTGTATTGGTAATCTTGATTTAAATAATAAGGTTATGATCCTAGTTATAGCAGATACTGACGAGCGTCTTGATGAAATTCTTAATATTGCGACATCTTTCAAATAA
- a CDS encoding sensor histidine kinase: MFFKNKKESSILSFLVVSFASFFAVFMLVISIFSFYQVKHQNDSLFDYQLKTAAEVIETILKIYPLEDDENTTHMIMNRISHSFLNIKNYNKSVGFIIYDRKHKKLLLKTSNLPRFHKNYDGITSTTGFEWVYTEGEERQKNWYTYTLKTDNGNLITVFANNTIKDRISRQIIFKFAILLASTYIVLIGFIYYILKTALHPLERINKRVAKINPRKNEKLDEDVIPYEIKSIVDQINSLIEKFHETLEREKRFSGDAAHELKTPIAGVKTLVEIALASNDIDEIKQKLERIKNSTNRYSHIIDQLLTLSRIQPNEQITFGKKLMINKVLETFIAENAIKAIEKNIEIVFYPSQQLLHCYSNDYLLGILFKNLISNAIKYTQKGGLIEISSYQEENNIIVEIKDNGIGVPPANIERIFDRFYRETGTGEEGSGLGLAIVSEIVRLHNGSIFAKNNICQKGITVTVKIPIDHRHED; encoded by the coding sequence ATGTTTTTTAAAAACAAAAAAGAAAGCTCGATACTAAGTTTTCTTGTCGTTTCGTTCGCAAGCTTTTTTGCTGTGTTTATGCTGGTTATATCAATTTTTAGCTTCTACCAAGTTAAGCACCAAAATGATTCACTATTTGATTATCAGCTAAAAACTGCTGCTGAAGTTATTGAAACTATACTAAAGATCTATCCTCTAGAAGATGATGAAAATACTACTCATATGATAATGAATAGAATCTCACATTCTTTCTTAAATATAAAAAACTATAATAAAAGTGTCGGTTTTATTATATACGATCGTAAACACAAAAAACTCTTACTAAAAACTTCTAATTTACCAAGGTTTCATAAAAACTATGATGGTATAACATCTACAACAGGGTTTGAATGGGTATATACTGAAGGTGAAGAAAGACAGAAAAATTGGTATACCTATACTCTAAAGACTGATAATGGTAACCTTATTACAGTTTTTGCTAATAACACTATCAAAGACAGAATATCACGCCAAATAATCTTTAAATTTGCGATACTTTTAGCATCAACTTATATCGTACTTATTGGATTTATCTACTATATCCTAAAGACAGCTCTTCACCCGCTAGAGCGTATAAATAAACGTGTTGCTAAAATAAATCCTCGTAAAAATGAAAAGCTCGATGAAGATGTTATACCATATGAGATAAAATCTATTGTTGACCAAATTAATTCGCTAATAGAAAAGTTCCACGAGACTCTTGAAAGAGAAAAACGTTTCTCAGGCGATGCAGCTCATGAGCTTAAAACTCCAATAGCTGGAGTCAAAACGCTTGTTGAAATAGCTCTGGCATCAAATGATATAGATGAAATCAAACAAAAGCTTGAACGGATCAAAAACTCAACAAATAGATATTCTCATATTATTGACCAGCTATTGACATTAAGTAGAATTCAACCTAATGAACAGATTACATTTGGCAAAAAGCTTATGATAAATAAAGTTCTCGAGACTTTTATTGCTGAGAACGCTATCAAAGCTATAGAGAAGAATATTGAAATAGTCTTTTATCCATCACAACAGCTTTTACATTGTTATAGTAACGATTATCTACTTGGAATACTATTTAAAAATCTAATCTCAAACGCTATCAAATATACACAAAAAGGCGGTCTTATTGAAATTAGCTCATACCAAGAAGAAAATAATATAATCGTTGAAATAAAAGATAATGGAATTGGTGTACCTCCAGCAAATATTGAGCGCATTTTTGATAGATTCTATCGTGAGACAGGCACTGGAGAAGAAGGTAGTGGCCTAGGCTTAGCAATTGTTTCAGAAATTGTTAGACTTCATAATGGCAGTATTTTTGCTAAAAACAATATTTGCCAAAAAGGTATAACTGTCACTGTCAAAATCCCTATAGATCATAGGCACGAAGATTAA
- a CDS encoding TIGR01777 family oxidoreductase encodes MRILIAGGSGFIGGELSKYLSSRHELTLLTRIAKQNLGAYKYLITWQQLTQENIANYDIIINLCGYNIGKKRWGRTVKNKILSSRIEPTNKLIQLIGDKNIWLINASAIGYYNFSKLAQDEDNHDRSYDGLNFGQEVVDQWEKCLVDSQLQRYTILRFGVVIGNGGVLGKMALPAKFGFLIMFGDGHNYMSWVSAYDLSRAIEFIIDKKLDGKGVFNLTAPNASQHKLLVELLRKYLAKKRIIKIPAAIVKLIFGQMGEELLLSNQNIKPTKLQSLGFIFEDSQLQQALERYI; translated from the coding sequence ATGAGAATATTAATAGCGGGAGGCTCGGGTTTTATTGGTGGAGAGCTATCTAAATATTTAAGCAGTAGACATGAGTTAACACTATTAACTAGAATAGCAAAACAAAATTTAGGTGCCTACAAATATCTCATAACATGGCAGCAGTTGACACAAGAAAATATTGCTAATTATGATATTATCATAAACTTATGCGGCTATAATATTGGTAAGAAACGCTGGGGTAGAACGGTTAAAAACAAAATATTATCAAGCCGTATAGAACCAACAAATAAACTTATACAGCTGATAGGTGATAAAAATATCTGGTTAATAAATGCCAGCGCAATTGGCTACTATAACTTTTCTAAATTAGCACAAGATGAAGATAATCATGATAGAAGTTATGATGGGCTTAATTTTGGTCAAGAAGTTGTTGATCAATGGGAGAAGTGTTTAGTTGATTCTCAGTTACAAAGGTATACTATTCTGCGCTTTGGGGTTGTCATTGGTAATGGTGGGGTGCTTGGGAAAATGGCACTACCAGCTAAGTTTGGCTTTTTAATTATGTTTGGCGATGGCCATAACTATATGAGTTGGGTAAGTGCGTATGATTTATCACGAGCTATTGAATTTATCATCGATAAGAAACTAGACGGTAAAGGAGTATTTAACTTAACTGCACCAAACGCATCTCAGCATAAGCTCTTAGTTGAACTTCTAAGAAAATATCTAGCTAAAAAGCGTATTATCAAAATACCCGCAGCTATAGTAAAGCTTATATTTGGCCAAATGGGTGAAGAGTTACTTCTTTCAAACCAAAATATCAAGCCTACAAAATTACAATCTTTGGGGTTTATTTTTGAAGATTCACAGCTACAGCAAGCTTTAGAAAGGTATATTTAA
- a CDS encoding cytochrome ubiquinol oxidase subunit I gives MYWVEILSRIQFAFTVSFHILFPAFSIGLSTFLMIFEALWLFTKNDKYLSIVKFWTKVFALTFGMGVVSGIVMEFQFGANWAGFAEKVGPVLGSLFTYEVLTAFFIEAGALGIMLFGWGRINKYVHFLANFTIFAGVTLSAFWILSANSWMQTPDGVNYINGKFEVYSWYHVIFNPSVIPRFIHMLMAAYLSTLMVILGVSAYYLIKNKYHAFAKICIKFAVTLILILSVSQLIIGDDVGREVHKNQPLKTAAIEGVWDTQKGAPFVIFAYPSEAQEKNLFAIEIPKLASLINTHELNGKLIGLKSVPEKDRPVVAVVFYSFRIMVGIGILMILIGLFGTLLLSRKKLESSKWFLKICTLTTPLGFVAIITGWFTAEFGRQPWVVYNILRTQYSVSDLNFWQVFASLFSIIIVYFIIFGYFYFKYLFRIINGGPSTDGEERMPYSYFQSVEKNTGEEE, from the coding sequence ATGTACTGGGTCGAGATTCTATCAAGAATACAATTTGCGTTCACTGTAAGCTTTCATATTTTATTCCCAGCATTTAGTATCGGGTTATCAACATTTTTGATGATTTTTGAAGCTCTGTGGCTATTTACAAAAAATGATAAATATTTGTCTATTGTCAAATTTTGGACAAAAGTATTTGCTTTAACATTTGGTATGGGTGTTGTCTCTGGAATTGTGATGGAGTTCCAGTTTGGTGCCAATTGGGCTGGATTTGCTGAAAAAGTAGGTCCTGTGCTTGGTTCATTATTCACTTATGAGGTATTAACAGCATTCTTTATAGAGGCAGGTGCCTTAGGGATAATGCTTTTTGGTTGGGGAAGAATTAACAAGTATGTTCACTTCTTAGCTAACTTTACTATATTTGCTGGAGTTACACTCTCAGCTTTCTGGATATTATCAGCAAACTCTTGGATGCAAACTCCAGATGGTGTGAATTATATAAATGGCAAATTTGAAGTTTATAGTTGGTACCATGTCATATTTAATCCTTCAGTGATACCTAGATTTATCCATATGCTTATGGCGGCATACCTAAGTACCTTAATGGTAATCTTAGGGGTTAGTGCATACTATCTTATCAAAAATAAATATCATGCTTTTGCCAAAATTTGTATTAAATTTGCAGTAACTTTAATTCTTATACTAAGTGTAAGCCAGCTTATAATCGGTGATGATGTTGGTAGAGAAGTTCATAAGAACCAACCACTAAAAACAGCTGCCATAGAAGGTGTTTGGGATACCCAAAAAGGTGCTCCTTTTGTAATCTTTGCTTACCCAAGTGAAGCACAAGAGAAGAACTTGTTTGCTATAGAAATCCCTAAATTAGCGTCTTTAATTAATACACATGAACTTAATGGTAAGCTTATAGGACTAAAATCAGTACCTGAGAAAGATAGGCCTGTAGTAGCTGTAGTGTTTTATAGCTTTAGAATAATGGTTGGTATAGGTATATTAATGATATTAATAGGCTTATTTGGAACTTTGTTGCTATCAAGAAAGAAATTAGAATCATCAAAGTGGTTTCTAAAAATTTGTACATTAACCACACCTTTAGGGTTTGTCGCAATTATTACCGGCTGGTTCACTGCTGAATTTGGTAGACAACCTTGGGTAGTATACAACATTCTTAGAACACAATATTCAGTTAGTGATCTTAATTTTTGGCAAGTTTTTGCCTCACTCTTTTCAATAATTATTGTCTACTTTATTATATTTGGGTACTTCTACTTCAAGTATTTATTTAGAATTATTAATGGCGGGCCAAGCACTGATGGAGAAGAAAGAATGCCTTACTCATATTTCCAATCAGTCGAAAAGAACACAGGTGAAGAGGAGTAA